Proteins from one Sarcophilus harrisii chromosome 2, mSarHar1.11, whole genome shotgun sequence genomic window:
- the ABHD16B gene encoding protein ABHD16B: protein MCMNCFAKALGHVFKTLIIDNYNDFRSWPVDFRWDEVRTHSNALSEAGAAADVWLMQATPHGSSNGSQNHFLNQIRDLPHQLVSYALAHSLGRWLVYPGSMFLTTKALLPMLLEGQALLLDKYKGQRAKLKACDGNEIDTMFMDRRRQPGRHNRGLHLVICCEGNAGFYEMGCLAAPLEAGYSVLGWNHPGFAGSSGDPSPQNDANAMDVVVKYALHRLNFPAERVVIYGWSIGTFTATWAAMIYPQLGALVLDAPFDDLMPLALKVLPTFCKGLVERTVREHFNLNVAEQLCCYSGPVLIIRRTLDEVVNTEALSSENSNDQAPRAIDLEGNRGNYLLLKLLKYRYPRVMTEEAMEAVKHWLQAANPEQEAAVCQKYCMDGEWCLTVLQNYNTKIIKSRKKLRWGNQNISPHPHSPDFPWSVGEDLSPAQQKRLAIFLAQKYMKNVEATHCCPLGAEDFQLPWTL from the coding sequence ATGTGCATGAACTGCTTCGCCAAGGCACTTGGGCACGTGTTTAAAACTTTAATCATCGACAATTACAATGATTTTAGGAGCTGGCCGGTGGACTTCCGCTGGGATGAAGTCAGAACCCACAGCAATGCTCTGAGTGAGGCGGGGGCTGCTGCGGACGTGTGGCTGATGCAGGCGACTCCTCACGGCAGCAGCAACGGCTCCCAGAACCATTTCCTGAACCAGATTCGGGACCTGCCCCACCAACTGGTCAGTTACGCACTGGCACACTCGCTGGGCCGCTGGCTCGTCTATCCCGGCTCCATGTTCCTCACGACTAAGGCTCTGCTGCCGATGCTGCTCGAGGGCCAGGCCCTCCTCCTGGACAAGTACAAAGGACAGCGGGCGAAGCTGAAGGCTTGTGACGGCAACGAGATTGACACCATGTTCATGGACAGACGTAGGCAGCCGGGAAGGCACAACCGCGGCCTGCACCTGGTCATCTGCTGCGAGGGCAACGCGGGCTTCTACGAGATGGGCTGCCTCGCGGCGCCGCTGGAGGCTGGCTACTCGGTCCTGGGCTGGAACCACCCGGGTTTCGCCGGGAGTAGCGGGGACCCCTCGCCGCAGAATGACGCCAACGCCATGGACGTGGTCGTCAAATACGCTCTGCACCGACTGAACTTTCCAGCCGAGCGCGTCGTGATCTACGGCTGGTCCATCGGCACCTTCACTGCCACGTGGGCTGCCATGATTTACCCCCAGCTGGGCGCGCTGGTGCTGGACGCTCCCTTCGACGACCTGATGCCGCTGGCCCTGAAGGTGCTGCCCACCTTCTGCAAAGGGCTGGTGGAACGCACCGTGCGGGAGCACTTCAACCTCAACGTGGCCGAGCAGCTGTGCTGTTACTCTGGGCCGGTGCTGATCATCCGCCGCACGCTGGACGAAGTGGTCAATACGGAGGCTCTCTCCTCGGAGAACAGCAACGATCAGGCTCCCCGCGCGATCGACTTGGAGGGCAACCGAGGCAACTACCTGCTGCTGAAGCTGTTAAAGTACCGGTACCCCAGGGTGATGACCGAGGAGGCCATGGAGGCTGTGAAACACTGGCTGCAGGCGGCTAACCCGGAGCAAGAGGCTGCCGTGTGCCAGAAATATTGCATGGATGGCGAATGGTGCTTGACTGTTTTGCAGAACTATAATACTAAGATCATTAAGTCCAGAAAGAAATTAAGGTGGGGGAACCAAAACATCTCCCCACACCCACATAGCCCAGACTTCCCCTGGAGCGTGGGGGAGGACCTGTCTCCTGCCCAACAGAAAAGACTTGCAATATTCCTGGCtcagaaatatatgaagaacGTTGAGGCTACTCACTGCTGCCCGTTGGGTGCTGAGGACTTCCAGTTGCCATGGACATTGTAG